The Salmo salar chromosome ssa06, Ssal_v3.1, whole genome shotgun sequence genome window below encodes:
- the LOC106600318 gene encoding hemoglobin subunit beta-like, which produces MVDWTDAERSAILGLWGNISVDEIGPQALARLLIVFPWTQRHFSTFGNLSTPAAIMGNPAVAKHGKVVMHGLDRAVQNLDDIKNAYSALSVKHSEKLHVDPDNFRLLAECITVCVAAKLGPAVFSADIQEAFQKFLAVVVSALGRQYH; this is translated from the exons ATGGTCGACTGGACAGATGCTGAGCGCAGTGCCATCTTAGGGCTGTGGGGAAATATCAGCGTGGATGAGATCGGACCCCAGGCCCTGGCCAG ACTTCTGATCGTGTTTCCATGGACTCAGAGACACTTCAGCACCTTCGGCAACCTGTCCACACCCGCTGCCATCATGGGTAACCCCGCCGTGGCCAAGCACGGAAAGGTCGTGATGCACGGACTGGACAGAGCTGTGCAGAACCTGGATGACATCAAGAACGCCTATTCAGCACTGAGCGTGAAGCACTCCGAGAAACTGCACGTGGATCCCGATAACTTCAGG CTCCTCGCTGAATGCATCACCGTGTGCGTGGCCGCCAAGCTCGGTCCCGCCGTTTTCAGTGCTGATATTCAGGAAGCCTTCCAGAAGTTCCTGGCTGTCGTTGTGTCCGCTCTTGGCAGACAGTACCACTAG